Within the Vigna angularis cultivar LongXiaoDou No.4 chromosome 10, ASM1680809v1, whole genome shotgun sequence genome, the region ATATACCATCAAGGAGTTTGTCcctaagtgctttatggaaaccTATCCACTCTGTACTATCTCTTTAACAACTGATTTGATGTCTCATTATAACCTAAGTGGTCTTTCAATTCCTTTCGTAATACACAACCCTGTGACAAAAAATCAATCATATATCCTGATTTGATGCCTCATAAGATGCTACAAATTCCGCAATCATAGTGGACAAAACCATAAGGGTTTGCTTGGTATTGAGCCAAGAAACCATACCACCAATTAACATGATAATGTAACCTAAAGTGGATCTTATACTATCTTGGCATCTTGCAAAATTGTCAAAATACTTGATGATATCTAGCTGGTCTGACCCTATATACGTGAGCTTATaaacttttgttcttttgaAAAAACCTCATAACTTTATTGGCTACTTTCAAAGATCCATTCATGAATTGCTTAAATATCTGCCTAAAACCCCAATTATGTATGTTATATTTGGATGCGTACATACTTGTACATACATCAAATTCCCTACCATTGAAACATAAGGAATCTTCTGCAtttcttgaatttttaaatttcattttgggCATTGATTGAGATTGAATTTGTCTCCCTTAGCAATTGGAGAATCCCCTGATTTATTATCCTTCACGCTAAAAGCTTTATGTATGTCATTAACATATAAACCCCTTCCTTTTGAGTATAGCCCTTCGCCACAAGACAAACTTGATACCATTAAAATCCCTTTTGGtcttaaatatacatttattacCAATGAGGTTCATGCCTTCTAGTAATGGGACAACTTCTCAAACCTTATTGTCTTGTATAGATTTATACTCCTCGGGAAACACAGTTTTATGAGGATCTTGAATTTGTTCTTATAGAGATTCTGAACATACTAGAGGTTTTAAACTTTATGAATCACATCACTTCCAATGATTCTTCCTCTAAACTTTATTCTTCCTCAGAACTCAATATCCTTAAAGAATATTATGCTTAGTATCATGAAGTTCCATATTTAAGGATTTATAATAGGAAGTCACCGTATGAAGAATATATATAgattattattttccaaaagtgaattagtttaaaaaaaaggCTTGAATTTAAAAACAGTCTGAATTCATTATTTCCAAACtaatataattaacaaaatttgtcaaaataaacaaataaaattaaatctcGCCTAAATGACAGTACAACTGAAGTgtctttcaaaaaataataataatagaaaatcagtacaaaataataatctaaaacaTTCTATGACTTCTATCTCTACTGATTTGACATCTCCAAATAGATACATCTTTCAGAATCAATTGTCTTCTGGTAGCTTAGGCAACTCTTTCTTTGTACGCCAAACATGATATTTCGCACAATCATTCTTTATGTGTCCAActttattgcaaaagaaacatttatcacactgttttgtttcatttgtgATGGATCTTTAGCAACATCATTCTTGAGATTCTCAatcattcttctttcttcccttGTCATTAAAGGTACTAGTTAAGTGAGCACTTTCACTCCTTTATTACTTCAGTCTCTCCTCTTCTTGTACACAATATGAAATGAGCTCATCAAGAGACCATTTCTCCTTCTGACAATTATATAAAACCAGAAGGGTTTGCTTGGTTCTCCTGCTTGACTATTCTCCCTCATAGGGGCAGGGGTAAGCAATACTGACGGTTGGGCGGACTACTCACTTTGTCCGGCAGTACGTTCGACAATATGTTCGGCTCTTAAAGTTGTTATTTCAGCATCATGTCTCCTTTACATTTCCTACATTTGTTACTACATCTCTCGAATTAACTCCATTGGATCCGACTGTTCTCCTATGTTCCTCGTGGTCACCATCAGGTTTCTTCTCTCGTCCTCGGACCCCATGGTAGAAGTCAAAATGTTTAGGTTTAAGAGATCGAGGATCAACTTTCTTAATCCACTATTCCACATTCCTAAGTCTTGATCATCAAATAGTTTGTAAATACCGTTGAGTCGTTCGGTTTGGAGTTACCTGCAGAAAACATTCTAATTCTAAAATTAGTGATTTTTCtcaatgattttataataagacttaattataaaaaatgtccATTACTTCAATGtcaaacctatatttataaacCTTGTAATGAGTTTCTAATTTAATCAgatcattaattatttattaataaccTTTATTGTTCTTATTAATTACCGATCAATAGTTTTCATTATTCTGATTAATTACTCTGATAGGTTGTTAGTTGCTGATTGTATGACCGACCGCCTGATCCATTAACCACCCAAGCCattatataatacaattttgaTTTCTGGTAATTGGTTATTATGAATTGCACAGTACAAAATATCAACAACTGATTGATTCATTTGTGACCACAAATTCGACCAAACATTTCATCTTATTATTTTACATCAAAACTAATTTTCGGtggatttaaattgttttttaaattttttatcacattttgaaGATAATAGATTTTATTCTCCTAGAGaccttttattctttttaaatttataagttttttttttggtgaaatatATCTCTTAATTCTTGACggtagaaaagaaaatttgattttttgagTAGTGAAATGGACTAGTTACTTAAAATATCTCacataaatttgatttatgaagaagaaagaattatGCTAAAAAGAAGTCATATATATAGACAGGGACCTCACAAGATGTATACGCCTCTCTTACTTGCCATGAAAAACAAACAAGTGGTGATGGAACAGTATGTTTTGCTTGGATGCTCCTTCTTATtggaaatataattaatttatctacagaaaatgaaaatatctattttttttctaaataaatggaaataaagttaaataaatatatatagataagaattttttatatataaaagaggaATGTAAGAGACATAATAATATAGAAGAAGCGAGTTCTTCACCCGATATAACCAGCCACAGAGAAAGAATTAGCCTTATCCTACAAAAATGGTCCCTAAACCAGTCATAGTGACAAGACCACCACCACCGGTCTATTCTCCGCCCAACCCTCTTCTAAAAACCGCAGTATCAACCGttaaaacagaagaaaaacCCCAAACCACCACCCTTCCCCCACCGTCTACCACCACTCCGAAAACGAACCCAGTTCCATCCATCAAAACGACGCCGCAGCAACGACTGGAACTAAAAAGGAAAACGAATTCATGGGCGCCAGCAGCGCTAATGCTGAACGCGTTGGACAACATCATCAACAACTTCATTGACCCTCCGCTCAAACCCTCCTTAGACCCCAGACACGTCCTGTCCCAAAACTTCGCCCCCGTCGATGAACTCCCTCCCACGGAGTGCCAAGTCGTCCAGGGCGCCCTCCCGCCATGCCTCGACGGCGCGTACATTCGAAACGGCCCAAACCCTCAGTTCCTCCCGCGTGGGCCCTATCACCTCTTCGACGGCGACGGCATGTTACACGCGCTACGCATATCCCAAGGCAAACCCACTCTCTGTAGCCGCTACGTCAAAACCTACAAATACACTATGGAAAACGACGCCGGTTTTCCACTCATCCCCAACGTCTTCTCCGGCTTCAACTCCCTCGTTGCCTCCGCGGCGCGTGGCTCTCTCTCCGCGGCGAGGATCGTCACCGGACAGTTCAATCCTTCTAATGGCATTGGGTTGGCCAACACCAGCTTAGCCTTCTTCGGTAACCGTCTCTTCGCGTTAGGCGAATCCGACCTCCCCTACGCTGTCAATGTTACCAGTAACGGCGACGTCGAAACAATCGGCCGTTACGACTTCAACGGCAAACTTACGTTCAGCATGACGGCGCATCCGAAGATAGACCCCGACACAGGGGAATGCTTCGCCTTCCGTTACGGCCCCGTTCCCCCGTTCCTAACCTACTTCCGTTTTGACCGTAACGGGAACAAATACGACGACGTGCCTATCTTCTCCATGACTTCACCTTCGTTTCTCCACGACTTCGCCATCACCAAGAACTATGCAGTCTTCTGCGACATTCAGCTCGGAATGAATCCTCTCGACATGATCGCCGGTGGCTCCCCCGTCGGCTCCGTCGCTTCCAAGGTCCCAAGGATCGGAATCCTTCCTCGGTACGTGTGTGTATGCACGCAAACTATAGAAATTAAATTCTGATTAGTTTAGATGTGTGTAGCCAAACCCTTTCAACTGTATATAAATGTAGTTTCATTATTTCGGATTTAACTGTTATTACAGTGATGCTAAGGACGAATCCAAGATGAAGTGGTTCGACGTGCCGGGGTTTAACATAGTTCACGCGATAAACGCGTGGGAAGAGGACGGGGGAAGAACGGTGGTGCTGGTTGCGCCAAATGTTCTGTCGGTGGAGCACGCACTGGAAAGAATGGAGCTGATTCACGCGATGGTGGAGAAGGTGAAGATCGATCTGGAGACGGGGATTGTGACGCGGCAACCGGTGTCGGCGCGGAACCTTGATTTCGCGGTTATAAACCCGGCGTTCGTTGGGAAGAAGAACAGGTTCGTTTACGCGGCGGTGGGCGACCCGATGCCGAAGATCTCGGGGGTGGTGAAGCTGGACGTGTCGAAGGCGAATGAGCGGAGGGACTGTACGGTGGGATGCAGGATGTTCGGCGAGGGGTGCTACGGCGGGGAACCGTTCTTCGTGGCGAAGGAGGAAGGGGGTGAGGAGGACGATGGGTACTTGGTGACGTACGTGCACGACGAGAGGAAGAGAGAGTCAACGTTCTTGGTGATGGACACGAAGTCGCCGGAGCTGGACGTGGTGGCGGAGGTGAAGCTTCCACGGCGGGTTCCGTACGGTTTTCATGGTTTGTTCGTGAAGGAAAGTGATCTTAGGAAAACGGTGTCGTTGTGATGATTGACGTGTGGGGCTTGTGTCAGTGTATGATGTATATAGCTTGGCACCATTATTATTCCTTCTCTCAACACCATTGTTCACCGTCACACTAGTTAAAAGGTAGCACAGAGATATTAATGACAGGGGTAaagaagtaaataaataaaggagaTGGGAATGGAAGAAACAGAGTCATGTAGAGATGCGACAAGATCTATCATGCCATAGATCTCGCGGTTCCCAGCAGATATAACATTATCGTACACCACGTAGGATGGCATCATTGTTCAACATGTGATATTTCGATCAATAATTCGGTGATAAAATTATCGGATAACTGTTTATCCTatgatgtttttttgttttatttatttttaggtttaatactcaattttgtctcaatttggtttggaaatctcaatttagttccttgttagaaaagtaattgtaatgGATTTTTACTTGTACATTTGTgagtcaagttagtccctttcgttaaatataagcaaacggagttaatgagatgatgatgttagTGGTTAGGTGTCAAAATGCAATTGTCTGCGTGGCAACTCTCTCTCAGATCAGAAACCaggtttcttccttcttctagATTCACAACAGCGTCTCTACTTCAAACAAAAAAGCCAAGAAGGCTGCCCTTACCCCTAATTCATCTCCTCTTCTTCAACACAAAACGAAAACACCCACTTTCTCATGGACAAACAAACACCAGGCCATGGTTTTGTCGACGCTCCCCTCCCACCGGTCGGAGCCACCGCCGATATCGCGTCGTTTCGACCTCAGGCCCCACCGGAACCACTGCCGACCGCGGCGCCGCTGCCTTCTCTTCTTCGCTCGTGAGGCCGATACACTCTCCTTCTGTCTACCGCGAAAAGCCCTCTGCCAAACCGGCCACCGCGCCTCCTCCGCGCCACTGCTTCGTCAACTCCAGCCACCGTGCCACTGCTTCTCCGATCCCGTCTGCTCTCTCCGACACCGGCAACCCAGGGAAGGGTTCGTCTTCATCGCACGTCCAAACCTCCACCCGACTGGCAGCCGCGAGCCACCGGAGCCGTCGCCAGTCGAGGCGAAATCTCTCCTCCTCCGTCGCTCGTCGCACGCGGGAAGTTCTCTCCCTTCTCCGTCCATATGTCTCCCCCACCTCCACAAATTCCAAACTCATTCATCACTCCACATACAAATACTTCATCACCTCCGTTCacccaaaccccaaactcaCAGAGCACCTCCATAGCCACCAATCAAAGCTGCAGACTGCCCATAGTGTCGGGGAATAGAGCTCATAGCGTCAGAGAACTTCACTTCCTTCGCTGTCATAGAGGCGCTGGGGAGTGCCCTCACCAACAAGTACTCCGAGGGTATGCCCGACAATCGCTACTACGGTGGCAACGAGTTTATCGATCAGATTGAGAACCTATGCCGTTCCCGCGCCCTCGAGGCCTTCCATCTCGATCCCTCCTGGTGGGGCATCAGCGTCCAACCCCACTCTGGTTCTCCGGCCAACTTCGACGCCTACACTGCACTGCTCCAGCCCCACGACCGCATCATGGGTTTGGATCTCCCCTCCGGCGGCCACCTCACCCACGGCTACTACACTTTCGGTGGGAAGAAGATCTCTCTAGGTTGAAAGTTGAAAGGGAAAGTTGAAAGAGAAGGTTCATAAATTTTCTAGGTTTGGATTTAGGGGAAGCTGAAAGAGAAGGTTCCCAAATTGGGAAGTGAATCAAAGACAAAATTTGGCTGCCCCATCTTCCCATGACAAATTCAGTGAATGTCATGTAAGCGGGGCCGAACGGAGGCAGAGGCGAAAAGGGAGTGGATGGTGGCTGCAGTGATGAAAGTGGGGCGAACGAAGTAACagacaatataatttttcacaatttaaaaatgacAATATCCAGCTCAACCTTTTGACAACTTAACATGTCAACgtatacaatataaaaataatataaaaatgacacGTTACCACTGCATTTTGCCAGATAATCACTCTCTTAACtccgtttggttatatttaacggaagggactaatttgactcaaaaatttaaaagtaagaatctatttcaaacacttttgtaACGAGagattaaattgagatttgccaacgaaactggggacaaaattggtattaaaccttatttttacACTTCAGTGTAATTAAATtcatgatgttttttttatccaGTGTTAATCAACTAAACATACtaccttttctttttacttcatAATTAAATCAGTTACTATAACCTATTTAGCTTATCTAGTATATGTGTAgaataaatacattattataaCGTCACGACTTGTGATAGGTATTGCTTACTTAACAACACTTGGAAcatcattataaatttataacttttgttgttttctccGTATTAAAAGAAGTATACTgctcaaaaatataaaaaagaactCTTTCATATCTAATATAGTAATCACAAGTCATATctaacaactctttttcatctATTTCTCTGTAGACAAGTAATGGCAGTTATGTCTAATGGTAGTTAGGTTTGTTGGTCCCGAAAAATGGAAACACCATACATGAAGAAAAGCCACGAAAATTGGAGTATCGATCTATAAAGTATATAATACCGGAATACTCTATTACAtatgaatgtaaaataaattattttaatattaaatacttaatcTCTTAagaacaattaaatttaatcaattgatttttaaattaatattgttacatattttaaaattgatatgtaatgtataataattgaatattgcaaatataatttagtattataataattacatattttaaaattcatatgtaatatatgataattaaatattacaagtgtattttattattataataaaatgaatattaaatgaaaaatgttaaaataattaatgaaataaatttaatattttgttaataaatttttatattaaaatatataaatatttaaaataaaaacattaataaaattaaatcaattcatttaaatttttataatttattttaatatattttattttgaaatatatgttttttgtttattaaatgttgtaatagaattttattttaattttaattttatttgactaaaatttatattttaaaaaatttgtttataaattattttctgaaCATTAATATACAACCAAATTTATTCTATTACTACTACAAACTTTAATCCtatctttcactcactttcccTTTGTCTAAATAacttttttcactatttttacccttttttttcctttctacaaATCAAAAAAAGTCTATAGTAATAGTCACAATTAATTGATCATGGAAATATTAGGAACCAAATCCGTTGTTCGACGAAAAAAGGAGAAGTAAACGTTGTATTGTTCACCAATTATAGTAAATGGATGACGTACGGTTgcttgataaaatattattaaactctaaacaaaaaaattacattgaaaatattaacatttagaAGAAAAGTTAGATATTGAGGTATAATTTGATGTCAGACATTAGAATCAATGAACAAAATTagtagaaaaagaataaaagtacATGCAGAACTTGGATGCATGGTCCTTTTGGCATTATTATTATCCAATGgagtttataaattattttattaaatgtcatCACATATTATCAAGGTTCAATTCCAAATCTAATATGAGAATAGATTTAATAGTACCTGAGATACTGTATCTAATTTTTTTCCACCTTTGGGAAGCTAGTAAGTAGCTTGGAAAGTTGCACATGTTAAGTGAATTCAGTAGCTTATTTGACTTTAAAGCGGGTGAGGATTGTTCTCTGTTACAACTTCTCTGTGATGTTCATCTTTTCTAACGGATTTCACAAGTCATCAGTCAACAGTTATGAAACTAGAAATTCTCTATGGTAATAGCTGTTAATGAGTTGAAAGAATGGTACAGGAACAGGCACAAAATGAATGGATCATGGCAGGCTTTATGCTTGACTTGTCTTCCGAAGGGTTCGGAGCAGCAGAACTTGGAGACATCGAGAAGCCACCAAGGAGAGTTTGCATAGAATAAGTGTTAGTTTGTGCTTAACAACTTGTGGATGTTGTTGCGACTCAATGCCAAGAAAGAAATCATCTTGGTCGGGCACTGCCGTTTAATTGGCCTACAACTTATAATCAACAATCCATGAAATTTGTTgctatttacaaaaaaaatttacaaactaGGGGGAAATGTGTGGAAATCTTAATTAAATACAGAAAGaatattcaacaaaaaatatgtaatgctTGACTATCACTTACTTACAGATGTCAGTATGTTACAGAGAAGAATCCCTCGGAAAATTTGATAAAGCAAAACTCAAAGGAAATAATGATGTATTAAAAAAGGATGTTATTGTCGAAATCATACCGATGTTTTCCGAAGTTGACCTAACTCTTGACCAGATGAACTTCAGCCAATGAGGAATTGAGATCTTCTCGAGACTGCGATCGCCTACTCTGCAGATGCATCTGACTCCTGTAGGAGGACCAGAAGGCACCCATGTTGCTACTGTCAAACTGCATCTGCCCTAAACTGTTTGAGGAATAACTGTGTGAAACATTACTGGCTGATGGGTACGATGAAGACTCCATAAGCTCGATGCCACCATTGTTGCCGTCAAGTCCATGCCCCAGATTAAACGGACTTTGTTGTGAATCTGTAATTTTTGGGCTGAGTGGCATTTTTGACCTTCCATCCCCTGCAGTATCATAGGTGCAAATTGAATTGAGGTTAACTCTACAATTATTGCATGTACATTTGTGACAACAGCAAGCTTTGATAATTGGTGAAAACATGGCCAAAACAAGTCGCAGTGGCATCCAAGATATACAAATGAACGTTGTCATCATTCCatacatttaataattaatagtatGAACTAAAAAGACAACAAAAACAGACTACTTTCTATTCTCCTTAGAAATTTTTTGAACAAAACAGTTAGATCTATCAAGTTTTCGGATTGGTAGTGATCATCATTTgcataaataaatagtttaccAGAGTTCACTGGACTCCAATGCTGGAACCGAAAAGGAGATGGCATGTTAAGAACAGAAGCAGCAGAAACACTGTTATGCCTGGAAATGGGAAGATATTGCCTCCGGACAAACCTTGGCATCCATTTGCCAATACATGATAAAGCACAAAGAAGtagaataaaagaaagtaaCAAAATAGGCACAGCAGCAAGAGGATTTATCTTGATCCGGAACAACTCCAAATCACGAATCCCAAATCTAGTGGAAAATGCCTTTCCAGCTTCCAACAAGGCAACCCCAAGTGTCCAAGTGATACTTCCGGAGCCAACACTTATCTGATTATCATTAATGTGCAAACCCTCCCTCAGCAGAGAGGTAATGTACGGTGCCCTAAAGCAATACTGATCAATAAAGGGTTGCGGAACAACACTTGCCTTTGCAACATCCCATTTCTTTTCACAAAAATCCTTACCCTTTGCCAACACATCATCAAGAGTAGCCTCAGAAGTCAAGTTGAAAAACCTAAATACAACATAAAATCCAGAAATCACATAAAAATGTCCATAGGGGCGAGGCATACTGTCACGCAATGCACAAGGCTGCGCTGCACAATCAAGCCCTGCGCCAAGATCATGCCATTCAGAAAAATTCACAGCAACTTTCGCTACTGCACTGCACTCCTTCCAATTAGGAGCACCAACAAGCACTAATGAAGTTCCCAACCCTCCACCCCCACCCAATTCTTTCCCACCTTTGTTATCAGATGAACAACGAGAACAAAAGTATTCATCCCTATACCCATCCTGCAAGCAAGGATGTTTCAACTCAATATTTCCACTACTACCTACATCAAAATTACCTAAAGCAAACTCCTTCCTATATAGATAGTCCACAGACTTACCAAACGCCTCATTCAGACCGTACCCCGGGAGCGAATAAGCAGTGAGATGATGTCTAACAGATCCAATGCTAACATACAAACTAGTATCATTATTCATTTGTTGATCACTCTCAAACGTGACCTGCAAGGAAGAGCCACCCAAATCAAGTGCGCCATAAGTAGCCTTCCTAGGCCTAGCCCCCAAAATGCCATTATCATAATTAAGGGCAATCCACCCATAATAAGCCTCCTCGGGGCCAGAGATAATCCTAACCCAATCCCTCTCACACATAAAGGGAGAGTTTTTAAGCACAGTCCAAGCATTATCTAACAGCCACATAGAATCAATAACCGGAAGCCTCCTCACCCCAGCAGTGGCACAAAGAAACAACGAAGTAGACTTATGAGCATGAACTGGAATCTGCTTCTTGGCCCACCTAAGCAACGGCTTCAACGCCTTGTGCAACCCAGACACGTTGCGCACT harbors:
- the LOC108335970 gene encoding probable apyrase 7 is translated as MVFARIASLVSTKFPNSNSSSSLSNNIRISPSLQDLSSYRHVDATVPLHKLPTPSSSSRRRCLKIALFIASFFLLSYLIFFLLYSYWNHGSGKYYVVLDCGSTGTRVFVYHTSVRFQRRSNLPIAVDSSRNSLHKKPRGRAYDRVETEPGIDKLVRNVSGLHKALKPLLRWAKKQIPVHAHKSTSLFLCATAGVRRLPVIDSMWLLDNAWTVLKNSPFMCERDWVRIISGPEEAYYGWIALNYDNGILGARPRKATYGALDLGGSSLQVTFESDQQMNNDTSLYVSIGSVRHHLTAYSLPGYGLNEAFGKSVDYLYRKEFALGNFDVGSSGNIELKHPCLQDGYRDEYFCSRCSSDNKGGKELGGGGGLGTSLVLVGAPNWKECSAVAKVAVNFSEWHDLGAGLDCAAQPCALRDSMPRPYGHFYVISGFYVVFRFFNLTSEATLDDVLAKGKDFCEKKWDVAKASVVPQPFIDQYCFRAPYITSLLREGLHINDNQISVGSGSITWTLGVALLEAGKAFSTRFGIRDLELFRIKINPLAAVPILLLSFILLLCALSCIGKWMPRFVRRQYLPISRHNSVSAASVLNMPSPFRFQHWSPVNSGDGRSKMPLSPKITDSQQSPFNLGHGLDGNNGGIELMESSSYPSASNVSHSYSSNSLGQMQFDSSNMGAFWSSYRSQMHLQSRRSQSREDLNSSLAEVHLVKS
- the LOC108336017 gene encoding probable carotenoid cleavage dioxygenase 4, chloroplastic, translating into MVPKPVIVTRPPPPVYSPPNPLLKTAVSTVKTEEKPQTTTLPPPSTTTPKTNPVPSIKTTPQQRLELKRKTNSWAPAALMLNALDNIINNFIDPPLKPSLDPRHVLSQNFAPVDELPPTECQVVQGALPPCLDGAYIRNGPNPQFLPRGPYHLFDGDGMLHALRISQGKPTLCSRYVKTYKYTMENDAGFPLIPNVFSGFNSLVASAARGSLSAARIVTGQFNPSNGIGLANTSLAFFGNRLFALGESDLPYAVNVTSNGDVETIGRYDFNGKLTFSMTAHPKIDPDTGECFAFRYGPVPPFLTYFRFDRNGNKYDDVPIFSMTSPSFLHDFAITKNYAVFCDIQLGMNPLDMIAGGSPVGSVASKVPRIGILPRDAKDESKMKWFDVPGFNIVHAINAWEEDGGRTVVLVAPNVLSVEHALERMELIHAMVEKVKIDLETGIVTRQPVSARNLDFAVINPAFVGKKNRFVYAAVGDPMPKISGVVKLDVSKANERRDCTVGCRMFGEGCYGGEPFFVAKEEGGEEDDGYLVTYVHDERKRESTFLVMDTKSPELDVVAEVKLPRRVPYGFHGLFVKESDLRKTVSL